The following are encoded in a window of Roseimaritima ulvae genomic DNA:
- a CDS encoding RNA polymerase sigma factor, translated as MTDANRWTEILTEHRDWLRTVIRARLFDLHASEDLLQDVAIAVLAQDNRPTEQEHIAPWLYRITLRKIINYQRFQGRQKNLLRRYGRLRQHAETDDAEQGEALHWLMQREQAAELRTALAKLSQGDREMLMLKYTHQWSYAQIASSLGVSPKTIEYRLLRARKSLRAELTRVSGEVCHD; from the coding sequence ATGACGGATGCAAACCGCTGGACCGAGATTCTCACCGAACATCGTGACTGGCTGCGCACGGTCATCCGGGCTCGACTGTTCGATCTGCACGCTTCGGAGGACCTGTTGCAGGATGTCGCCATCGCCGTTTTGGCTCAGGACAATCGACCGACCGAACAAGAACACATCGCGCCTTGGCTGTACCGCATTACGCTGCGAAAAATTATCAATTATCAACGCTTCCAGGGACGGCAGAAAAATTTGCTCCGGCGGTATGGGCGACTCCGCCAACATGCCGAGACAGACGATGCCGAACAGGGCGAGGCGTTGCATTGGCTTATGCAACGCGAACAGGCGGCGGAACTGCGGACGGCGCTGGCAAAGCTGAGTCAAGGGGATCGGGAAATGTTAATGCTCAAATACACTCACCAGTGGTCGTACGCTCAGATCGCGTCCAGCTTGGGGGTGTCCCCCAAAACCATCGAATACCGGTTGCTGCGAGCTCGTAAGTCTCTGCGAGCCGAACTGACGCGTGTTTCTGGAGAAGTTTGCCATGACTAA
- a CDS encoding S1C family serine protease yields the protein MKNSVAKWLLALALSVGYGGLASGLTGQDADDTENKQAKQTPAYAKEVLKHIENSLDTAKLPEQQKQQVLEAIRDSLKQAGSGQPIVLEYKFDDDAETGGVVKRHAKVQIKHWPHVVDQDDRDEDEAGDDEEETLEFKFVAPGGEALELKNMEQMRDLLENAIKTQRHMRLQRVQRDENRAAGDAMDRLDVMARLEEGRFMLGIGLQEQDNEEATEDGDAETQPGVVVDRVFDESPAAAAGLQSGDVILKVDGTEVTAPEPLQDAVQAAGKAGKALTLTYLRAGESQTVEIKPKRNFTMLRRLPQDLRERIAQIRSGADRIIVLDEDVDADIANSLADDDDALDDLRSDVESLKDDVREIKAMLKKLSERE from the coding sequence ATGAAGAACTCAGTTGCAAAATGGTTGTTGGCCCTCGCGCTCAGCGTTGGCTATGGCGGCCTGGCATCCGGGCTGACCGGGCAGGATGCCGACGACACGGAAAACAAGCAAGCCAAGCAAACGCCGGCATACGCGAAAGAAGTGTTGAAGCACATCGAGAACAGTCTCGACACTGCCAAACTGCCCGAGCAGCAAAAGCAACAGGTCTTGGAAGCGATTCGCGACAGCTTGAAGCAAGCGGGCAGCGGCCAACCGATTGTATTGGAGTACAAGTTTGACGATGACGCCGAAACGGGCGGAGTCGTCAAGAGGCATGCGAAAGTGCAGATCAAACACTGGCCACACGTTGTTGATCAGGACGACCGCGATGAGGACGAAGCCGGCGACGACGAGGAGGAGACACTGGAGTTTAAGTTCGTTGCTCCGGGCGGCGAAGCGTTGGAACTGAAAAACATGGAACAGATGCGTGACTTGCTGGAAAACGCCATCAAGACGCAGCGACACATGCGTTTGCAACGGGTGCAACGGGACGAAAACCGGGCCGCAGGCGATGCGATGGACCGTTTGGATGTGATGGCTCGGCTGGAAGAAGGGCGGTTTATGCTGGGCATTGGCTTGCAGGAACAGGATAACGAAGAAGCGACCGAGGATGGCGATGCGGAAACGCAACCGGGCGTCGTGGTGGATCGTGTGTTTGATGAATCGCCGGCGGCCGCAGCCGGACTGCAAAGCGGCGACGTGATTCTCAAAGTCGACGGCACCGAGGTGACCGCTCCGGAACCGCTGCAAGATGCCGTGCAAGCCGCGGGCAAAGCGGGCAAGGCTTTGACGCTGACGTACCTCCGTGCTGGTGAGTCGCAAACGGTGGAGATCAAGCCGAAAAGGAATTTCACTATGCTCCGGCGTTTGCCTCAGGACCTCCGTGAACGCATCGCCCAAATCCGCTCCGGCGCCGATCGAATTATCGTGCTGGACGAAGACGTCGATGCGGACATCGCCAATTCGCTCGCAGACGATGATGACGCGTTGGACGACTTGCGTTCCGATGTCGAGTCGCTGAAGGACGACGTTCGAGAGATCAAGGCGATGCTAAAGAAACTGAGCGAGCGCGAGTGA
- a CDS encoding SDR family NAD(P)-dependent oxidoreductase — translation MPTIPQLFAHPHPVALVTGSGAARVGNGIARHLAALGCRIVLHANSSIDEAEQTAIELREAGTETLIVQGDLNASEGSAATAGEPAVGVAERIVAETVTAFGRLDVLVNSAAIWSPKRLEDVTADDLRRYFEINTLGSFMAAKAAGLQMVEQPTGGVIINIGDWALVRPYLDHAAYFPSKGAIETMTRSLAVEFAERNRAVRVNCIHPGPVLLADDLSAEKRAAVTASTLVKRVGTPQHVAHAVQFLIENDFVTGAAIPVDGGRTIYADDGLQTHHRIG, via the coding sequence ATGCCCACCATCCCGCAATTATTCGCTCACCCCCACCCGGTCGCCCTGGTTACCGGCAGCGGTGCCGCCCGTGTTGGCAACGGCATCGCCCGACACCTGGCAGCCTTGGGCTGTCGCATCGTCTTGCATGCCAATTCAAGCATCGACGAAGCCGAACAGACGGCAATCGAGCTTCGCGAGGCTGGTACCGAAACGTTGATTGTGCAAGGCGACTTGAATGCGTCCGAAGGCTCGGCGGCAACGGCTGGCGAGCCCGCCGTCGGAGTGGCCGAGCGGATCGTGGCTGAAACCGTGACCGCCTTTGGCCGGCTGGACGTATTGGTCAACAGCGCGGCGATCTGGAGCCCCAAGCGTTTGGAAGACGTCACGGCGGACGATCTGCGGCGTTACTTCGAAATCAACACGCTGGGCAGTTTCATGGCCGCTAAGGCCGCCGGCTTGCAGATGGTCGAACAGCCCACCGGTGGCGTGATCATCAACATCGGCGACTGGGCACTGGTCCGGCCGTATTTGGATCACGCCGCGTACTTTCCCAGCAAAGGCGCCATCGAAACCATGACGCGGTCGCTGGCCGTGGAGTTCGCCGAACGCAACCGCGCCGTGCGCGTGAATTGTATCCATCCCGGACCGGTGCTGTTGGCCGATGATTTATCGGCAGAGAAGCGTGCGGCAGTGACGGCCAGCACGTTGGTCAAACGCGTTGGCACGCCACAGCACGTCGCCCATGCGGTGCAGTTTCTGATCGAGAACGATTTTGTCACCGGCGCCGCGATCCCCGTCGACGGCGGCCGCACGATCTACGCCGACGACGGCCTGCAAACCCACCACCGCATCGGCTGA